Proteins encoded within one genomic window of Procambarus clarkii isolate CNS0578487 chromosome 31, FALCON_Pclarkii_2.0, whole genome shotgun sequence:
- the LOC138370229 gene encoding uncharacterized protein: protein MNKYSCEEGSTNERTPPIEGSTNERTPPIEGSTNERTPPIEGSTNERTPPIEGSTNVRTPPIEGSTNERTPPIEGSTNERTPPIEGSTNVRTPPIEGSTNERTPPIEGSTNVRTPPIEGSTNERTPPIEGSTNDRTPPIEGSTNVRTPPIEGSTNERTPPIEGSTNERTPPIEGSTNERTPPIEGSTNVRTPPIEGSTNERTPPIEGSTNERTPPLEGTTNERTPPIEGSTNERTPPIEGSTNERTPPIEGSTNERTPPIEGSTNVRTPPIEGSTNERTPPIEGSTNERTPPLEGTTNERTTPIEGSTNEKTPPIEGSTNETTPPIEGSTNEKTPPYRGQQQGCSNTHNSKESRTAISWSMEGSTQSKYSL, encoded by the exons ATGAACAAGTATTCCTGCGAAG AGGGCAGCACCAATGAAAGGACGCCCCCTATAGAGGGCAGCACCAATGAAAGGACGCCCCCTATAGAGGGCAGCACCAATGAAAGGACGCCCCCTATAGAGGGCAGCACCAATGAAAGGACGCCCCCTATAGAGGGCAGCACCAATGTAAGAACGCCCCCTATAGAGGGCAGCACCAATGAAAGGACGCCCCCTATAGAGGGCAGCACCAATGAAAGGACGCCCCCTATAGAGGGCAGCACCAATGTAAGAACGCCCCCTATAGAGGGCAGCACCAATGAAAGGACGCCCCCTATCGAGGGCAGCACCAATGTAAGGACGCCCCCTATAGAGGGCAGCACCAATGAAAGGACGCCCCCTATAGAGGGCAGCACCAATGATAGGACGCCCCCTATAGAGGGCAGCACCAATGTAAGGACGCCCCCTATAGAGGGCAGCACCAATGAAAGGACGCCCCCTATAGAGGGCAGCACCAATGAAAGGACGCCCCCTATAGAGGGCAGCACCAATGAAAGGACGCCCCCTATAGAGGGCAGCACCAATGTAAGGACGCCCCCTATAGAGGGCAGCACCAATGAAAGGACGCCCCCTATAGAGGGCAGCACCAATGAAAGGACGCCCCCTTTAGAGGGCACCACCAATGAAAGGACGCCCCCTATAGAGGGCAGCACCAATGAAAGGACGCCCCCTATAGAGGGCAGCACCAATGAAAGGACGCCCCCTATAGAGGGCAGCACCAATGAAAGGACGCCCCCTATAGAGGGCAGCACCAATGTAAGGACGCCCCCTATAGAGGGCAGCACCAATGAAAGGACGCCCCCTATAGAGGGCAGCACCAATGAAAGGACGCCCCCTTTAGAGGGCACCACCAATGAAAGGACGACCCCTATAGAGGGCAGCACCAATGAAAAGACGCCCCCTATAGAGGGCAGCACCAATGAAACAACGCCCCCTATAGAGGGCAGCACCAATGAAAAGACGCCCCCCTATAGAGGGCAGCAACAAGGCTGCTCCAATACGCACAACTCTAAAGAAAGTCGTACAGCCATATCCTGGTCTATGGAAGGCAGTACGCAGTCGAAATACTCCCTGTAG